A section of the Solitalea canadensis DSM 3403 genome encodes:
- a CDS encoding prepilin-type N-terminal cleavage/methylation domain-containing protein, translating into MNKLYQTKKLKAFTLTEVLVVLVIVGILVLLALPNLLPLITKAKSTEAKVQLEHLYTLEKNYFYEHSKYSNDLNAVSFVQEKLSTEGDKGQANYRVEIVEASTTTFVARATAVVDFDGDGTFNVWEIDQDKNLREVVQD; encoded by the coding sequence ATGAATAAGCTTTACCAAACCAAAAAACTAAAAGCATTTACACTTACCGAAGTTTTAGTAGTACTTGTAATCGTAGGAATATTAGTCCTGCTGGCGTTACCAAATTTGTTGCCGTTAATAACCAAAGCCAAAAGTACCGAAGCTAAAGTCCAGCTGGAGCATTTATATACCCTTGAGAAGAATTATTTCTATGAACATTCAAAGTATTCAAATGACCTGAATGCTGTTTCTTTTGTACAGGAAAAATTATCGACAGAGGGAGATAAAGGACAGGCAAACTACCGTGTTGAAATAGTGGAGGCTAGTACAACTACATTTGTGGCAAGGGCTACTGCTGTTGTAGATTTTGATGGTGATGGGACGTTTAATGTGTGGGAAATCGATCAGGATAAAAACCTGCGCGAAGTAGTTCAGGACTAA
- a CDS encoding prepilin peptidase, protein MHTLLSCSLIITLLIIAYQDFKSREVHWFLFPLLLILSLSKLWYIDQLKEVFSFLINVLMVLVQLLLLTFYFSVKEKKLINIADNYLGWGDILFLFNLCFLLSPVNFILFYLVSLLATIIFFLVYKVFVNTTKPIPLAGLQAIIFTIVYIIDLSSPNIDLLNDFTSQEVLKGWIT, encoded by the coding sequence ATGCATACCCTATTAAGTTGCAGTTTAATAATAACACTATTAATCATTGCTTATCAGGATTTTAAATCCAGAGAAGTGCATTGGTTCCTTTTTCCGTTGCTATTAATACTGTCTCTTAGTAAACTTTGGTACATTGATCAGCTTAAGGAAGTATTTTCTTTTCTTATAAATGTACTGATGGTGTTAGTGCAATTGTTGTTATTAACATTTTACTTTTCGGTTAAAGAAAAGAAACTGATAAATATTGCAGATAATTACCTTGGCTGGGGCGACATATTGTTTTTGTTTAACCTATGTTTTCTCCTGAGTCCGGTAAACTTTATATTGTTTTATCTTGTAAGCTTGCTGGCTACAATTATTTTTTTTTTGGTGTACAAGGTATTTGTTAATACTACCAAACCAATACCGTTAGCAGGATTGCAGGCAATAATTTTTACGATTGTCTATATAATAGATTTAAGCTCTCCAAACATCGACTTATTAAATGATTTTACAAGCCAGGAGGTGCTTAAAGGGTGGATAACATAG
- a CDS encoding GspE/PulE family protein, whose amino-acid sequence MDNIDEISFRTEQLQLIKPDQAWHYKVIPETLADNTVHLYIDEGCNQTETKDELEILLGKDIRLQPVKSEQIGKWLSKYYVREQKQAIVESEHIAVGSEDFLISLIREAKNLKSSDIHIEIYEHKCRVRIRIDGMMIERYSLSKQEYPALINKIKIMSNLDIAEKRLPQDGRINFHKNQDKFDIRVSVLPTLHGEKVVLRLLSTEATNIELSTLGFSSFDLENYLEGVKRPNGILLISGPTGSGKTTTLYATLKLLNKETRNVLTIEDPIEYTLEGINQVQLKESIGLSFAAALRNFLRQDPDVIMVGEIRDVETANMAIRAALTGHLVLSTIHTNSAWGTVSRLIDMGVPPFLVANTLNTSVAQRLLRLLCPHCKQKQPFSNNLYPKQFKAFREVSAHYLSVGCDKCYYTGYKGRKAVYEVIPIDAELSNKIKSNRLDITESLSSRGVKSLAENAFELFETGETTLEEIYPLLFNF is encoded by the coding sequence GTGGATAACATAGATGAAATAAGTTTTAGAACAGAGCAATTACAACTGATCAAACCTGATCAGGCCTGGCATTATAAAGTAATCCCCGAAACTTTAGCGGATAATACCGTTCATCTCTATATAGATGAAGGTTGTAATCAAACGGAAACCAAAGATGAACTGGAAATTCTATTGGGCAAAGATATCCGATTACAGCCTGTTAAGAGTGAACAAATAGGCAAATGGTTATCCAAATATTACGTACGCGAGCAAAAACAAGCCATAGTTGAATCCGAACACATTGCCGTTGGTTCAGAAGATTTTCTTATCAGTTTAATTCGTGAAGCTAAAAATCTTAAAAGTAGTGATATCCATATAGAGATATATGAGCATAAATGCAGGGTCAGGATACGTATTGACGGAATGATGATCGAACGGTATTCACTGAGTAAACAGGAATATCCGGCTCTGATCAACAAGATCAAAATTATGTCGAATCTTGATATTGCTGAAAAACGATTACCTCAGGATGGACGTATCAACTTTCATAAAAATCAAGATAAGTTTGACATTCGCGTATCTGTATTGCCCACACTGCATGGCGAAAAGGTCGTACTTCGTTTGTTAAGTACTGAAGCAACCAACATTGAGCTTTCTACGTTAGGTTTTTCCTCATTCGATCTGGAAAACTACCTGGAAGGAGTGAAGCGTCCAAATGGAATTCTGCTGATAAGCGGGCCAACAGGTTCCGGAAAAACCACTACTTTATACGCTACCCTGAAATTGCTGAATAAGGAAACGCGGAACGTCCTTACTATTGAAGATCCAATTGAGTATACACTTGAAGGAATAAACCAGGTACAGTTAAAAGAAAGCATAGGATTGAGTTTTGCTGCTGCTTTAAGGAATTTCTTGCGTCAGGATCCGGATGTGATTATGGTGGGTGAAATCAGGGATGTTGAAACCGCCAACATGGCTATCAGGGCAGCATTAACAGGGCACTTGGTGCTTTCTACCATCCATACTAATTCAGCTTGGGGTACAGTATCTCGTTTGATTGACATGGGAGTTCCACCTTTTTTAGTAGCTAATACCTTAAATACCTCGGTCGCTCAGCGATTACTTCGTTTGCTTTGTCCGCATTGTAAACAAAAACAACCTTTTTCTAACAATCTGTATCCGAAACAGTTTAAGGCCTTTAGAGAAGTGTCAGCTCATTACTTGTCTGTTGGTTGTGATAAGTGCTATTATACAGGTTATAAAGGACGGAAAGCTGTTTATGAAGTTATTCCGATCGATGCTGAGTTATCAAACAAAATTAAGAGCAATCGTTTAGATATCACTGAATCATTGAGTTCAAGAGGAGTAAAGTCTTTAGCAGAAAACGCCTTTGAGCTATTTGAAACAGGCGAAACAACCTTAGAAGAGATTTATCCATTATTATTCAATTTTTAG
- a CDS encoding type II secretion system protein GspD, giving the protein MRKNFTRFVVSCICLLTLMTSLSFAQNQDRFQVIEQRLKEMSAEVPGLNEKVQLSISGATIQEFLRGLAESNNLNINVDPQLNARIYNNFRNEKAINVLLFLAREYNLDFRFVGSIISVAPFQAPIQTPVYRPKEIKISYDDASSNLRLELSNDSLGMVAKKISEVSGKSVVVPSNLLGKQVSIFINAPFENAIEKLAYSNTLKLTKTADNVFLIQPLGENEETYIDSENKIAVRKVRMPTNNPNGFQNMGGQGGGPVNVELVKSPDGRRLLNVDAKNASINEIVKTVAEEYGINYYLFSDVRGTTTTRLRNVEFDQLLATILMGTDYTFKTEKNIYMIGERKLEGLRVIKVLPLQYRSLDTVEAMIPIEWKRGVEIKEFREQNTLLLAGSGPQIQEIESFVRQIDKLVPMVLIEVTMVDVRKGKTVKTGIKAGVADSVVRSGGTVFPGLDYTFGAKSINDFLGKIGNNSTFNIGRVTPNFYVKLSALEQNENVDVRSMPKLATLNGHVANLSIGSTRYYTTTTQNVMGSLNPQTVVTQNFTPVEANLSIKIRPIVSADEQVTLSIKVDISDFLGNPPANTPPPLATSKFESIIRVKNDEMVLLGGLERTEKTDSGSGVPILSRIPIIKWLFSSREKGTNKIVSIVFIKPTIIYQ; this is encoded by the coding sequence TTGAGAAAGAATTTTACCCGTTTTGTTGTAAGTTGTATTTGTCTTTTAACGCTGATGACTTCCCTGTCATTTGCGCAGAATCAGGACCGATTCCAGGTAATTGAACAACGATTAAAAGAGATGAGTGCTGAAGTTCCGGGATTAAATGAGAAAGTTCAGTTATCAATTTCCGGAGCTACTATACAAGAGTTTTTAAGAGGACTTGCCGAGTCTAATAACTTAAACATTAATGTTGATCCTCAGTTAAATGCAAGGATTTATAACAATTTCAGGAATGAGAAAGCTATAAATGTTTTACTGTTCCTGGCCCGTGAGTATAATCTTGATTTTCGATTCGTTGGTTCTATTATATCTGTTGCGCCATTTCAGGCTCCTATACAAACACCTGTATATCGACCAAAGGAAATAAAGATTTCTTATGATGACGCTAGTAGCAACCTAAGGTTGGAACTGTCAAATGATAGTTTGGGAATGGTGGCTAAAAAGATCTCCGAAGTTTCCGGTAAAAGTGTGGTCGTTCCTTCAAATTTATTAGGTAAGCAGGTATCAATTTTTATAAATGCACCTTTCGAGAATGCCATTGAAAAGTTGGCTTATTCAAATACGCTGAAACTTACAAAAACTGCTGATAATGTTTTCTTGATTCAACCTTTAGGTGAAAACGAAGAGACTTATATTGATTCGGAAAATAAGATTGCTGTTAGAAAAGTTCGCATGCCCACTAATAATCCAAATGGTTTTCAAAACATGGGCGGACAAGGTGGTGGGCCTGTAAATGTTGAATTAGTAAAGAGTCCGGATGGAAGGCGTTTGCTCAATGTAGATGCAAAAAATGCATCAATCAATGAAATTGTCAAAACGGTTGCTGAAGAATACGGAATCAATTATTATTTGTTTTCTGACGTAAGAGGAACTACAACAACCCGCTTGCGTAATGTAGAGTTTGACCAGTTACTCGCCACCATCCTGATGGGTACAGATTACACGTTCAAAACAGAAAAAAACATCTACATGATTGGCGAACGTAAATTGGAAGGATTGAGAGTGATAAAGGTATTGCCATTGCAATATCGTTCGTTAGATACAGTTGAAGCAATGATTCCAATTGAATGGAAAAGAGGAGTGGAGATCAAGGAATTCAGGGAACAAAACACCTTGTTGTTGGCCGGATCGGGCCCCCAGATTCAGGAAATAGAATCATTTGTAAGGCAAATCGACAAGCTTGTCCCAATGGTGCTGATTGAAGTTACCATGGTGGATGTTCGTAAAGGAAAAACAGTAAAAACAGGTATTAAGGCCGGTGTGGCCGATAGCGTTGTCAGATCAGGAGGTACCGTGTTTCCAGGGTTAGATTACACTTTTGGAGCAAAATCGATCAATGATTTCTTAGGTAAAATAGGAAATAACAGCACCTTTAATATTGGTCGGGTAACTCCTAATTTCTACGTTAAATTGAGTGCTTTGGAGCAAAATGAAAATGTAGATGTACGATCGATGCCCAAGCTGGCAACCTTAAACGGACACGTGGCTAACTTAAGTATCGGAAGTACTCGTTACTATACCACAACTACTCAAAATGTAATGGGTTCATTAAATCCACAAACGGTGGTTACGCAAAATTTCACACCAGTTGAAGCTAATTTATCCATTAAAATTAGACCTATTGTTTCTGCGGATGAACAAGTAACATTGAGTATTAAGGTTGATATTTCTGACTTCCTCGGTAACCCTCCGGCGAATACCCCACCTCCATTAGCAACCAGTAAATTTGAATCCATTATCAGGGTAAAAAATGATGAAATGGTACTATTGGGTGGTTTGGAACGCACGGAAAAGACGGATTCGGGCTCAGGGGTGCCGATCTTATCTCGTATTCCAATTATAAAATGGTTGTTCAGTAGCAGGGAAAAAGGAACGAATAAGATCGTTTCCATTGTCTTTATTAAGCCAACTATCATTTACCAATAG
- a CDS encoding prefoldin domain-containing protein produces the protein MKVKTILSLLITFFVANNLYAQQDYILPNLIRNSYMDILDGSKPAGYSTYGNVVIEAVHPFTKGFEGISAATKPANAALTVDDATAMNPYWFGVYNKGGRIARGGLADGWNAFTGGNILKITGDNAGGSTSVFFPFERNVLIRKVRFRAWVKIVKGEFVGFGNDSGLSSTYWGTTFTKQTTDQALDKWYFIDMIIQPSQNTSLNGLVFSMGIKGSPDFEVYLALPHLSIEGANAWLPSVTDMISRNGLTILPQNGYVGIGTKTPKEELSVNGKIRAKEIKVENTNWPDYVFTLSYNLPSLQETEQHIKEKGHLPGIPSAEEVKNNGVDLGEMNAKLLQKIEELTLHLIRLEKQNGQQQKAIEVLQSKIKK, from the coding sequence ATGAAAGTTAAAACTATTTTAAGTCTTCTGATAACATTTTTTGTAGCTAATAATTTGTACGCACAGCAGGATTATATTCTTCCCAATTTGATACGAAATTCCTACATGGATATTTTGGATGGAAGTAAACCGGCGGGTTATTCTACTTATGGAAATGTTGTGATTGAAGCGGTACACCCTTTCACCAAAGGATTTGAAGGTATATCAGCGGCCACAAAACCAGCAAATGCTGCACTTACAGTAGATGATGCAACAGCGATGAATCCATATTGGTTTGGAGTTTATAACAAAGGGGGGAGAATTGCGAGAGGAGGCTTAGCCGATGGATGGAACGCCTTTACTGGAGGAAACATTCTTAAGATTACCGGAGATAATGCTGGAGGATCTACTTCAGTTTTCTTCCCCTTTGAACGAAACGTATTAATACGGAAAGTAAGATTTAGAGCTTGGGTAAAAATAGTTAAAGGTGAATTTGTCGGTTTTGGTAACGATAGCGGCTTAAGCAGCACATATTGGGGAACAACTTTTACCAAACAAACTACAGATCAAGCACTCGATAAATGGTATTTCATCGATATGATTATTCAACCTTCACAGAATACTTCTTTAAATGGATTAGTCTTTTCCATGGGAATAAAAGGAAGTCCTGACTTTGAAGTTTACCTGGCCTTACCTCATTTATCTATTGAAGGTGCCAATGCTTGGCTGCCAAGCGTTACTGATATGATATCAAGAAATGGCCTTACCATATTACCTCAAAATGGATATGTTGGAATAGGTACCAAAACTCCAAAAGAAGAATTGTCTGTTAATGGAAAGATTCGTGCAAAAGAAATCAAAGTAGAAAATACAAATTGGCCAGATTATGTATTCACTCTAAGCTATAATCTACCTTCTTTACAAGAAACCGAACAACATATCAAAGAAAAAGGGCATTTACCAGGAATTCCTTCAGCAGAAGAAGTTAAAAACAATGGAGTTGATTTAGGCGAGATGAATGCGAAACTGCTTCAGAAAATTGAGGAGTTGACATTGCATTTGATCCGATTAGAAAAACAAAACGGGCAACAACAAAAAGCGATTGAAGTTCTACAATCGAAAATTAAAAAATAA